GATTGACACACAGACCAGAATGGATGCTTAGCCAAGctttaatcagaaaaaaaacagagtattGATAGATTTGCTAATGCGTTACAGAAATACAGAGTACAATGATATAAGTACTGTAaatagaaagatttttttttaaataggaTCTAAATCCAAGGTGATGTTTGGTCTGAGTGCTTAAGACTCAGTCAAAGGCAGTGGAGGACACACAGTGGTCAGAGTTTGGACAAATCTTGATTTTGTTACAAATTTGTCTCCACCTTCTGAGGTATAATACTATGAATGTTGCTTCTCAATTTTTTCTACTCTATTTATTAATCTGTGTTATCATTAGGTGCTCACACCCTTATCATCCTTAACATTAAAGTATAACATGAGCGTGAGCATGGTGGTTAGCAGTCCACTACCAGATCAACTCAGAGGGTTCCTAAGTTTAAAAAAGCAATAGCGTTAAGATAATATTACTAAAAATACTGATGAATTTGATAAGTTTATAatatcgatggccgaagagcaaaacctcctatctgaaaaatgcagttttttgagaaaagtaaaaaaaactacataatacactgtttttggactatattattatattatgtgttaacaatactgactagatattaatgcctcgcaaagtgcagataggagcttttgcacttggtgcaagttggaagaggttctacaaaatgatgctctaaattaagttaataattaaaattaaattaaaaataaaattaagtttgttttcaggtaaaaagatgtagtaaatgtaatagttactacattgtagtatactagGGTCAGAATTCCCTAAGTGGGaaattccttaaattcagtgtatttgctcCCTTGTccactggaaatgaatgttcagtgattcgTGCTGTAGCCTCTCTACACACGCAGGGACTCtacgttgtgtttttgttttgttgtgtgacttttctgtcacaaggaagggcgggattatcttgcagacagactgaatatgagcagccttccttgttctcatcatccaaagtgaaatccaccgatcagaaaattctgcagagaggaggttttgcgctttggccatcgatatatcaaatttaatggaaaaaaagtttttagtaGAAAAACTTGTTTAGCCgcagcaaaaaataaagaatgtaaaaaatatattgataaaGCACCGCTGTACTCAAATACACACAGCCGCGAACATGGCTGTAGATCCTTAGTCTTGTTATTAAGCAAAATGAGTCTCAGTCAAGGTGGGTTCAAATCTGTTTCCCCTGAATCACAGCTTTCACAGAACTTATCTACCCTCTGCCAAACCTTCTGCCTTTTCCCCTTCTACGCCGTCTCATTCCTCTGCCTTTTCCCCTTCTACGCCGGCTCATTCCTCTGCCTCTTCCCCTTCTACGCCGTCTCATTCCTCTGCCTTTTCCCCTTCTACGCCGGCTCATTCCTCTGCCTTTTCCCCTTCTACGCCGGCTCATTCCTCTGCCTTTTCCCCTTCTACCCCAGCTCATTCCTCTGCCTCTTCCCCTTCTACGCCGTCTCATTCCTCTGCCTTTTCCCCTTCTACGCCGGTTCCTTCTGCCTTTTCCCCTTCTACGCCGGCTCACTCTGCCTCGCCCCCTACCCATGCCCCCTCCTCTGCCCGAGCGCTGTCCTCTGCCACTATCTAATAATTGGCTCAAGTAGTCCAAAGCACTTGACTTTGCATGATCATCTGGTTCAGGATTTTCAGGACTTCTCGTCACGTTGTCACCAGGGTCACTTCTGGAGACTTCCTGATTGACTTTGTCAgtgttctggttctggttctctGGGATGGTTACAGCCGGACTGCCTTCTGTTACGTATCtgccaaaggaaaaaaaatatacaacatgCCACCATGTATCTTAGATATTTTGGTGCAGAACACAATATGAGTTGTTTGATTTGTAAGGCAGTAACCTTAGTTGACCACTAAGTGGCACCCTTGCTCTCTTTCTGCCATTTACTCTGTGAAGAATGCAGCATTTCTCTGTTTGTCCTCTGCAGGACACAGTATATCTGAAGCTTCTtcaatttaaaaagcaaattctTACATTTGTAGAAAAGCAAAGGATGGCATGGATAATAATTAGCTTAACTTTTTTGGTTGGAACATTTATCTGCTTTGGCAGTATATCTGAATTGTTGTTAGCAAGACTGAACAAGCCTGCCTTACCTTACTGCTGGAGGTTGTTGGGGCTATATGCAACCTGAAAAGTACGACTGCAAACACTACTCAGGGCTAAAAAGGGGTTCTACCTTCTCAGCATGTTTTTGGGggtaaaaacatattttaatctATATCTTTAGTACGACTCATTATTCTCTtcaaaacactaaaacactaaAGTTAAGCATCAATCATACAGTAAGGCAGTGCAGCTCTGTGTTTTTTatagtaaaaatgcaaatactaTACTACTAGCTATAGAACAGTATTAGTAGCTATATTATCTATCATAAAGTAAAAGGTCTTTTTCAAGTTGTTAGTGCATTAACAATACAGAGGTTTAAGTGTCAtatctatttgttttgttatattacCATTAATATAGAAAGCACAATCAACAAAATTTACAACAATTTACAACAAAATCAGAGGTTTTCCCCTCTGGCTTAATGTTTTTCTGGGGtaagaaacatattttcacacCTACTGTACCTCTCTGACACAGTGTCCCGACCTAGTGTGGCAGTCTGAATACATCCTTAGGTGGCAAAATTCGATAATGCTTTATTTTGCAGGTCCTtaatactaatttcctggaaattttcaggtatttaacTGTTCATTTTGGGGACATTTTAAAGAGGATGGTGCAGTCTGGTAGAAATCATGAGAAAAAACAGAgctgttaagttggtttagttggtaaatattcattcatcatttttgggTTCATACATaattgttaatttgcaaaaactcttgataaattagactcttaactctttgacagaaaatactcagttttcagtgtgtaatttggtgtgtcaaactacatattaggTTGTATAATGACCACATTTCCTGTATAATACCAAATTACATCATCCTTGTGCCAAGAAGACATGTGCCAAGaatgaacagttacacagcagcttaataggaaattattgaaaaaCCTAATATGTTAACATGAAGTTTGACAcaaaaaactacacactgaaaacaaagtattttctgtcagttggaGAATTGTCAAGGGTCTAATTTATCAAGAATTGTTACAAACTTACAACAAACCCAAATATGATGAGTGGGTACTTACCAGCTTAccactctctctgtgtcttaaaaattaaccattaaatacctgcaaattactctgaagatttccaggaaattagtataaaattgagggatctgtaaaataaagcgtcACCCAAAATTCTTTCAGCCAATGAATCGAAAGTTAACTCACTCTTTCAAGATGCCATCTCCATTTCCTGCAAGCTTGTTCTGGTTCACAGCAGCCAAACTGTTTTCAGCAGACAGGAAGAAGGCCAGCATCACCGTCACCCAGCACAGGCCAGCCATCTGCACACAGACCAAGTTAATGAGCACCCTGATGATACTTTTAACAAAAAGTATCCTCATAAACATGAGTTAAACAGGGCTAATTATAATAACAAAAGGAAGTAGTTTAGTAAGTATAGTCTTCTCTGTTATTAAACACAGGATACGTTGCTaacctacagtatatattttccacatttattaaattttggcttttcatatttaaatgtaataaattaaaatgtgcaaaataagaCACCTTTAAGTTagagttcattcattcatgttcaGTGAGGGTACTGCAAATCTGGAAATATCTGCTGAGAAATTAGGCAATAGTCATTAAAGCCTTAATTTTAGTGAATATCAATAAAGCCATGAAACCGTCTTGTTGTAGTCCAGACCTCTGAACAGACACTAGATGTAAATGGATAATTATGCACTCTGAGATGAAAGGGAGGCTTGAATTTTCCACCTATTACTTTTGCAGATTGTGCAGGTTATGtagcaatgaaaagaaattaaatacatttactcaagagCTAAAAGTACTTaggtacaattttgagataattGTACTTCACTtatgtatttccatttcatccCACTTTTTACCCCACCACATTAATTTGACAGTTGTAGTTACTTTTCAGTTTAACATTTAACACGACAAAAACATATGATGAGctcataaaacacaacacattgtCAAAGATTACATCAGTGGTTcacaacctttttggctttcaTACAAACAGTGTCTAGTTGTTGCCCCTTTTCacgtttcagatgtctatgagaggttagcagttccaccaaaAAGACATTTCATCTCTAAAGTTGGGTTGAGATGGTAAACTGCATTATCGCTATAATGCAGTATTTTGTAATTGTTatactggtacttttacttcagtaaaggatctaaaaacttcttccaccactgaggTTCTGGCAGAAAAAGTCCTCTCATGTTGATCTCCCCGGAAGTCCATCAGCCACACCCCATCAGTTCTTCTGGTTTGTTCTCTACACCCCTGCATGTGTGCGCATCTCACTACAACGTCACTTGGAAACCTGACTTTCTCTGGTTCTGAACACTAGTGGGGCAAAAATGTGAAGTTTGGCCTGAGGGTGTTGACAGAGGAAAGGCCATAATCAGCTAATCTGATCAACTGcacttaaaggacgggttcacaatttttccagtctgtcttaaaacaacagtcaggtgtccatatgaacagtgaaagaggttttcctcgctgtaatcattcctcctgttcatactgactatttaaagatccttcaaatgtgctttcaatggaagtgatggaggccaaaatccacagtgtgtccacacagttatttaaaagttgatgtgaagcttatatgaggcttcagcagtctgagttaatcatatcaagtggatatctgacacatttacagtctttttagcatcaaattccctctttgtgtttcctcggacagtgtttccctgttgagctgcggtggaagaatagttacaaaaagagggactttggcactaaaaagactgtaacattgaaagatatctacttgatttgactcatttggacgctgaagcttcatattagcttcagataaacttttaaatacatttttgcacagaaggaggactgtggattttggatAATGGAAAAAGACTGACACCCTCACACTTACTCCAAAGCCACAgttattattaaaaattaaaaatgttaacatgatAACGTGCTAAAGTGGATTTATCTGTCTTTGGAGTTTGTAGCTTGCGCCTTTGTGAAGGATGGCAGCTGTTGTCAGTTTGGATCACAACAGTTACAATGACTTCCAATGTCAACCCAGAatccaaaaatgtcagaatgtgcCAATATATCCAAAccatataaacttctcaaaccactcCCACAGCATAACCCATTTCTCTGCCATTAAATATAGTATgttacacacactcatactctcATATACTGCTTCCTTGTCATGCTGTCACCTCCTCATAGAGGCCTGTTGGGTACCCACAGTGTTTATGGATAACATCAAGATCTCTAGAtgacaggatttttaaaaataatagcAACCATGGCCAGTCTGGACTTCCATATGGTGGAAGGTGTCAGGAGACACGAGACTCCATTAAAGGCCTAAAAGTTGCATAATTTGAATTCTAATTTGCACTTGAGCTTGTTGCTACCTTCCTTGTTAGAGTTAAGATAAATACAGCAAAGTGAAAATCTTTTACCTCCTTTGCTGGAGAAAGATGCTTGATGGAAGTTGTTCGCTCTGTTTTCTTCTCAGTGTTAGGAGGGACGGTGCTACAGTGAACACAATAAAGAGGAAGGGGCTTTTTTATAGACGAGAGGTTGACCGTGGCCAAACGCTCAGAGAGACACCATGCCCttatttgaacatatttttcaaatattagaaagaaggaagaagacaAGAGAGACATTCTGCAGTTTGATTTAGGAAgttaaataacagaaaaaccTCAATACTCACAAACAGTTAACAGCTACCACCATGTCCTTTCCTTACAAAGTTGTAATGGCTAACGTTCTACATGCAAACAGTTACCTACTTACACAACCAGCAGAAAtgcagcaacattagcattcatttgaagtccaatattcactctcattttagctCTAATTTAGTCTCCATGAAGGCACGTTGCATTcaccaaagaaagaaaaaactggaGGCCTCATCTTGTAATTATTAGAAGATCTGGTagttatgaaaataaaatctgtatCTTGAAATTATGAGACAAAGTTAAGTTGGTTATCAATCATTGCTGTTTGAGAAGTCAGAGGCATGACAATAATTAACTCATGACACCAAAACTGACACAATTAACTCAATCCTAAACTGTGCTGCTACTGGCCCTGTGCCCTTTTTCATCAGTAAAATTAATAACATCCGATTCGTTATTTCACCTCCTGCCTACGACACCCCCGTCCTCCCTCCTTGTTCTGCTGTCCTTAGCAAGTTTGAGCCTGTGTCCCTTGCTCATATTAAAGACATAGTCTCACACACTAAGCCAACTACTTGTCACCTGAATATTCTCCCATCACACCTGTTAAAAGAAGTATTTGACAATGTTGGTCCTACATTATATCTCATCCTAATCAGTAGTCTAGCAACTGGTTCTGTTCCCTCCTGCCTTGAACATGTGGTAGTACATCCCATTATTAAAAAGCCCAACCTCAATGCAACCATTCTAGATCATTTCCTGCCTATTTCAAAGCTGCCATTCTTATcaaaaatcattgaaaaaatTGTCTACTCGCAGCTCTTGTTCTTTTTAGAAAACAATAATATCATGGAGAAATGTCAGTCAGGTTTCAGGGCCCGTCACAGCACAGAGTCCGCTTTGCTTAAAGCCTTCAACGATCTGCTGTTGTCTCTTGACTCTGGTAAATGTGCCATTCTGATTCTTCTTGACCTTAGCTCGGCCTTTGATCTAGTCGACCATACTATTCTCCTGCACCGTATTGAGCACCAGGTCGGTATTCAG
The DNA window shown above is from Thunnus maccoyii chromosome 2, fThuMac1.1, whole genome shotgun sequence and carries:
- the LOC121908246 gene encoding serine/arginine repetitive matrix protein 2-like; this translates as MAGLCWVTVMLAFFLSAENSLAAVNQNKLAGNGDGILKEYVTEGSPAVTIPENQNQNTDKVNQEVSRSDPGDNVTRSPENPEPDDHAKSSALDYLSQLLDSGRGQRSGRGGGMGRGRGRVSRRRRGKGRRNRRRRGKGRGMRRRRRGRGRGMSWGRRGKGRGMSRRRRGKGRGMSRRRRGKGRGMRRRRRGRGRGMSRRRRGKGRGMRRRRRGKGRRFGRG